GGTGACGGGCTTCCTGGTCTTCTTCATGCAGGCGGGCTTCGCGCTGGTGGAGACCGGCTTCACCAGAGCCAAGAACGCCGCCCACACCATCGCCATGAACCTGATGGTCTTCCTGGTGGGGGCCATCGGCTACTGGCTGGTCGGTTTCGCCATCCAGTTCGGCGGCGTGGGCCACGTGGCCGCGCTGGGCGGCACGCCGCCGCTGAGCGCCGAATGGGCTCCGGGCGGGTGGGGCCTCTTCGGCCATCACGGCTTCCTTCTGAGCAGCGGCGGCGCCTACGACGTCGGGGTCTTCGCGCTCTTCCTCTTCCAGATGGTCTTCATGGACACCGCGGTCACCATCCCCACCGGAGCCATGGCCGAGCGGGTCAAGTTCGCGGCGGTCGTCGCCTCGTCGTTCTTCATCTCCATGGTGCTCTATCCGTTCTTCGGCAACTGGGTCTGGGGCGGCGGCTGGCTGGCCCAGCTGGGCACCCGCCTGGGGCTGGGCCACGGGGTGGTCGACTTCGCCGGCTCGGGCGTGGTCCACGCCATCGGAGGCGCGGCCGGCCTGGCCGGAGCGCTGGTGCTCGGACCGCGTATCGGACGCTACGGCCGCGACGGCAAGCCGCGGCCGATGCCCGGCCACGACATCCCCATGGCCATCCTGGGGACGATCATCCTCTTCTTCGGCTGGTTCGGCTTCAACCCCGGCAGCACCCTGGCGGGCACCGACCTCCGCATCTCCGTGGTGGCGGTCAACACCATGATGGCCGGGGCCGTAGGCGGCTTCGTGGCCATGGTCTACGCCTGGATCCGGACCGGGAAGCCGGATCCGGGCATGATGGCCAACGGCGTCCTGGCCGGCCTGGTGGCCATCACCGCGCCCAGCGCCTTCGTCAACTCGGTGGCGGCGGTGCTGATCGGCGCGGTCGCCGGCGTCCTGGTCTACGAGTCGATGGGGTTCTTCGATCGGATCCACGTGGACGACCCGGTGGGCGCCATCAGCGTCCACTTTGTCAACGGGATCTGGGGCGTGCTCTCCGTGGGCCTCTTCGCCGACGGCACTTACGGAATCGGCTGGAACGGCGTCGGGACCAGCGCCGCCCGGGGTGTGGCAGGGCTCTTCTACGGCGATCCGAGCCAGCTGCTGGCGCAGCTGGTGGACGTGGCGGTGATCGTGGTCTGGGGCTTCGGGCTCTCCTACGCCTTCTTCCGCGCGCTGGACGCCCTGATGGGGATCCGGGTCAGCCAGGAGGTGGAGCTGGGCGGCCTCGACCTGCCGGAGATGGGTGCCCTCGCCTATCCGGACTTCGTGCTCCGCTCCGAGGCGGAGGCCGAGGCCGCGTTCGGCCGGGGCCGCCTGGAGGTGGAGGCGCCGCGGTATGCCGGGGGGGCCGGAGCGTCGCCCACGACGTCCGGCTGAGGGAGACGGGAGCGGTCCGGGCCGGGCCTCCGCCCGGTCCGGGCAGAAGGTGGCACCGGCGGAGGCCGGCTCCCCCTC
The nucleotide sequence above comes from Bacillota bacterium. Encoded proteins:
- a CDS encoding ammonium transporter, producing the protein MRHPEHPGAVGRARRAWATWGRGATRVLLGLAVVLVVASLFVAPAFAAGDPNGAATGGIGDVPAARAGAPTLREVAQATGHDTVGINFVWTLVTGFLVFFMQAGFALVETGFTRAKNAAHTIAMNLMVFLVGAIGYWLVGFAIQFGGVGHVAALGGTPPLSAEWAPGGWGLFGHHGFLLSSGGAYDVGVFALFLFQMVFMDTAVTIPTGAMAERVKFAAVVASSFFISMVLYPFFGNWVWGGGWLAQLGTRLGLGHGVVDFAGSGVVHAIGGAAGLAGALVLGPRIGRYGRDGKPRPMPGHDIPMAILGTIILFFGWFGFNPGSTLAGTDLRISVVAVNTMMAGAVGGFVAMVYAWIRTGKPDPGMMANGVLAGLVAITAPSAFVNSVAAVLIGAVAGVLVYESMGFFDRIHVDDPVGAISVHFVNGIWGVLSVGLFADGTYGIGWNGVGTSAARGVAGLFYGDPSQLLAQLVDVAVIVVWGFGLSYAFFRALDALMGIRVSQEVELGGLDLPEMGALAYPDFVLRSEAEAEAAFGRGRLEVEAPRYAGGAGASPTTSG